The following are encoded together in the Rhinopithecus roxellana isolate Shanxi Qingling chromosome 5, ASM756505v1, whole genome shotgun sequence genome:
- the GPR33 gene encoding probable G-protein coupled receptor 33, giving the protein MDLINSTDYLINASTLVRNSTQFLAPASKMIIALSLYVSSIIGIITNGLYLWVLRFKMKQTVNTLLYFHLILSYFISTLILPFMATSQLQDNHWNFGTALCKVFNGTLSLGMFTSVFFLSAISLDRYLLTLHPVWSQQHRTPRWASSIVLGVWISAAAFSIPYLIFRETHHDREGKVTCRNNYAVSTNWESKEMQALRQWIHVACFISRFFLGFLLPFFIIIFCYERVASKVKERGLFKSSKPFKVMVTAIVSFFVCWMPYHIHQGLLLTKNQSLLLEFTLILTVLTTSFNTIFSPTLYLFTGENFKKVFKKSILALFESTFSEDSSAERAQNLNSEALI; this is encoded by the coding sequence ATGGATCTGATCAATTCTACTGATTACCTGATCAATGCCTCTACTTTAGTAAGAAACAGCACTCAGTTTCTAGCTCCTGCATCAAAAATGATTATTGCCCTTTCTTTGTACGTTTCATCTATAATTGGTATCATCACCAATGGCCTCTATCTATGGGTGCTAAGATTCAAGATGAAACAGACTGTCAATACTCTCTTATATTTTCATCTCATtctctcatattttatttcaacattGATTCTACCATTTATGGCCACCTCCCAACTTCAGGACAATCACTGGAACTTTGGAACTGCCTTGTGCAAGGTCTTCAATGGCACTTTGTCTCTGGGGATGTTCacctctgttttcttcctttcggCCATCAGTCTTGATCGTTACCTTCTCACTCTTCACCCAGTGTGGTCCCAGCAGCACCGAACCCCACGCTGGGCTTCCAGCATTGTCCTAGGAGTCTGGATCTCAGCCGCTGCCTTCAGCATCCCGTATTTGATTTTCAGAGAGACACATCATGACCGTGAAGGAAAGGTGACTTGCCGAAATAACTATGCTGTGTCTACTAACTGGGAAAGCAAGGAGATGCAAGCATTAAGGCAGTGGATTCATGTAGCCTGTTTCATCAGCCGCTTCTTCCTGGgctttcttctgcctttcttcatcatcatcttttGTTATGAAAGAGTAGCCAGTAAGGTGAAAGAGAGGGGCCTGTTTAAATCCAGCAAGCCCTTCAAAGTTATGGTGACTGCCATTGTCTCTTTCTTTGTGTGTTGGATGCCCTATCATATACACCAGGGTTTACTTCTCACTAAGAACCAGTCACTACTTTTAGAGTTTACTCTGATACTTACAGTGCTAACCACTTCTTTCAATACTATCTTTTCTCCCACACTCTACTTATTTACTGGGGAGAACTTCAAAAAGGTCTTCAAGAAGTCCATTCTTGCTCTGTTTGAGTCAACATTTAGTGAAGATTCTTCTGCAGAAAGGGCGCAAAACCTAAACTCAGAAGCCTTAATTTAA